In the genome of Alphaproteobacteria bacterium, the window CTTATGCAAACCCCCAATATAATAATGCGGGTGCCGGTATACCAAACTTCCCGTTTGAGCAAGCATTGCAGGCGGCAGCGCCGCTTTCGATTACATCATTCCTGCAAGCCGCATCGGCTGCGCCATCGGCGCTTGCCATGGCTTATGGCTCCATTGGCGGGCAGATTGCGGAACGTGCGGGCGAAATTCAATTCGGCGACGCATTTGAACAAAGCACAGTTCGTATCGAGGAAGATCAAAACACATCCACCGACCAGATGGAAAAAAGCCTGTTTGCGGTAACGCAAATCCATCAGGAAATCGCATCACCCATCGAACCTATTCGCATCATCAATCCTGCCGCGCCAAGCTTGGATGATATGGCAGATGATATGGTGGAAGATGCCAAGGCTGTAATGGCACAACCCGCAGCTCAAGCGCTGGAATTCGATTTGCAACCGCCAGTCGTGGAAGGGTTGCCGATGTTATCATTACCCGTGGTTGAGCCAGTTGTGGCAGCAGCTGCGCCAGCTGTTGAAGCCAGCGTTGAAGCGTCTTTTGAAGTATTCGAAGAAGAAGATTTCAGTCAAGATGATGGCGATGATGAAGGGCCGGTTAAACGCCTTGATGCGGAAGAAGCGGAAGTTCCCGCCATTTCAGCCGAAAAGAAAAAGGAATTGCTGGGTATTTTGGCGGAGATGATGGCGCTGCGCGATATGCTGAATGTCGGGATTACCGCCTAGTCTGGCATGCGCCAGCGTAAGCTGGCGTCCAGTATTATTATGGAAATAACTGGGTCCCAGCTTTCGCTGGGACATGCGAATTTAATTGATTTTGTAAGCCATTTGCCAGAACCCGTTCTTTTGGCTATAACAACCCTCGCTTAACTAAAAAGCCTTACCAATTCGGAACGTGGCGCAGCCTGGTAGCGCACAAGTCTGGGGGACTTGGGGTCGCAGGTTCAAATCCTGTCGTTCCGACCATTTATTTCAAAAACAATGCGTATAGGGCCCGTTGCGGGTGCAGGTGATGGGGCGCTGCGCTTCCATGATAGCGCGTTCTTGTAACATCCGGCTTTGTTGCGCTTCTTTGCGGTTAAACCGGAAATCCAGCCATTTGCGTTTGGCTTCTTCATCACTCAGGTTGCGTTTCTTCACAGATGCCGCAAGGCTATCGGCATAGGCGATGATCGCATCATCATCGGTGGAGCAATAGCCGCTTTGGATACAGCTTGCAGTGCGATTTTGTTTGGCGCATGCGGCAATATCAGAAAACTTTGCGTTCTGGCGTGAACACATATCCACCCAATCAATCGCAGATGGCTGCTGTGTGCAACCAGATATGCCCCCGCATGCAATCAGTAATGCTGTAATCAGAAGAGCATTTTTCATGAGGTTTCTCCGAGAAGAGTTCTGGCCTGAACACGTATGATAGATTAGAATAACGACTACAATAAGACCTAATACATAAGCCGTAAATGTCTGATAATACATCCAGCATCATCTTCATTTATGTAACCTGCAAAGATGCCAGCGAGGCAGAAAGCATTGCCCGTGCAGTTGTGGAGAATAAATTGGCAGCCTGCGCCAACATATTCCCCGCGATGAAATCGGTTTACACATGGGAAGGGCACATGCGCAGCGATGACGAAGCGGTGCTTATTTTAAAAACCACCCATGATAAATTCAAAGCAGTGGAGGCGGCTGTGCTTTCGCTGCATTCCTATGAAACGCCGTGTATTGTTGCGTTAAACGTCAGTGAAGTTAACGATGCTTACCGCACGTGGTTAACGTCATCGATGAAGTGAAGCTTGCGAATACTTTCATTTTTTTGTGATATTCTTCTTCTGCAAACACATTTTTATGGGGCTTATCAATGAATGTTGTAGAGGGCGAAGTTGTATTGGAAGAGCATATTGTTCCGTTTGATGAAGTAGGTGCAAATGCACGCGTCGCAGTTGGTGAAAGACGCAATGCTATTTCAATCAAATTCGATAGACCCACAGATTTATGTGAAAATGGCCGCCCATTTGGCGGGCTTGCTGTTTTGCACCGCATGATTCAGGAAGCGGGCGCAGAAATTGCCAAAGTCGGCACACGTTGCACGGTTTCGTTTGACCCGAAGCGCGGCGGCTATGCGACCATTAAAATTCATAAACAAGACCGCCACGTTTAACCGCAGCGCTATAATAACCCAATAAAAGCATCACAGTGTGCGGTATTATATTACCACACACTAAAAATGCATGTTTTTATTGACGTGAGCCGCAATTATCCCCTATAAACACTGCACGTTTTAAAACACAGGTGTAAACATATGAAAATAAACGATATGAAATCTTTTGCGATGCGCGTTGAAGACGCGCCTGCGCAAAAAAAGTGGATCTTGATTGACGCCGACGGCGTTGTTCTGGGCCGTCTTGCTGCTGAAGTTGCAACCATTTTGCGCGGCAAGAATAAACCAACTTTTTCTCCAAGCGTTGATTGCGGCGATAACGTCATCATCATCAATGCTGAAAAGGTGAAGTTGACTGGTGATAAGCTGAAGAAGAAAGTGTTCTATTACCACACCGGTTATGCGGGCGGTATCAAGGAGCGCACCATGGGCTACATCCTGAACAGCCGTTTCCCGGAGCGCGCCATTCAAAAGGCGGTTGAACGCATGTTGCCACGCGGTCCACTTGGCCGTAAGCAAATGACCAATTTGCGTTTGTTCAAGGGTCCTAAGCATACCCATGAAGCACAACAACCAACCGTGTACAATTTTGCTGCTGCTAATCCCAAGAATAAGAGGATCGCTAAATGACCGCTGCTATTAAAGCTATCACTGAAATCGAAGCGCTCCGCCCCAAAAAGGAAGAGCCAGCCAAGATCGCCAAAATCCGCGTTGATGCAAAAGGCCGTGCTTACGCAACCGGCCGCCGCAAAGATGCAACCGCTCGTACATGGGTAAAGCCAGGTAAAGGCAAGATCACCATCAATGGCCGCGATGTGAAGGTATATTTCGCACGCCCCGTGTTGCAGATGATTGTGCAACAGCCATTCGGTGTTTCAAACCGCGCTGGCCAATACGATGTTGAAGTATTGGTTGCTGGCGGTGGTCTTTCAGGCCAAGCAGGTGCCGTTAAGCACGGTATCAGCCGCGCATTGACCTATCTTGACCCTGAATTGCGTACCGTTTTGAAGAAAGCTGGTCTCTTGACCCGCGATTCACGTATGGTTGAACGTAAGAAGTACGGCCGCGCGAAAGCACGTCGCCGCTACCAGTTCAGCAAACGCTGACGCGTATCTTTCCAGATCTGGAAAAAAGGGCGTCAGAAATGGCGCCCTTTTCTTTTGGGCATTCGAAAATTTATTATGTGGAATAGGGTTATGGGAACAGTTCAGAAAATCAAAATCGCAATCTTGGGTGCAAGTGGATATACGGGCGCGGAGCTACTGCGTTTTCTGGTACGTCACCCGAATGCCGATAT includes:
- the rplM gene encoding 50S ribosomal protein L13, which codes for MKSFAMRVEDAPAQKKWILIDADGVVLGRLAAEVATILRGKNKPTFSPSVDCGDNVIIINAEKVKLTGDKLKKKVFYYHTGYAGGIKERTMGYILNSRFPERAIQKAVERMLPRGPLGRKQMTNLRLFKGPKHTHEAQQPTVYNFAAANPKNKRIAK
- the cutA gene encoding divalent-cation tolerance protein CutA; translation: MSDNTSSIIFIYVTCKDASEAESIARAVVENKLAACANIFPAMKSVYTWEGHMRSDDEAVLILKTTHDKFKAVEAAVLSLHSYETPCIVALNVSEVNDAYRTWLTSSMK
- the rpsI gene encoding 30S ribosomal protein S9 gives rise to the protein MTAAIKAITEIEALRPKKEEPAKIAKIRVDAKGRAYATGRRKDATARTWVKPGKGKITINGRDVKVYFARPVLQMIVQQPFGVSNRAGQYDVEVLVAGGGLSGQAGAVKHGISRALTYLDPELRTVLKKAGLLTRDSRMVERKKYGRAKARRRYQFSKR